Proteins from a single region of Phycisphaeraceae bacterium D3-23:
- a CDS encoding DUF1572 family protein, which produces MTDDLGTVVLASARETFVSQRGLADRAIAQVSFAQLRQVLDRDGNSVAVIMKHMAGNMRSRWTQVLTSDGEKPWRHRDTEFVDDYTDRDALEKDWASGWSVLLETLDRLTGDDLARDVYIRSRPLTLARAIHRQIAHYGYHVGQIVSQCKRLAGDDWAYLSVPRGGSEAYTRSLQTPKEHGESRGPGENTETA; this is translated from the coding sequence ATGACTGACGATCTTGGCACGGTAGTCCTGGCCAGCGCCCGCGAGACCTTCGTGTCGCAGCGCGGGCTCGCGGACCGCGCGATCGCGCAGGTGTCGTTTGCGCAGCTCCGGCAGGTGCTCGACCGTGACGGCAACAGCGTGGCCGTCATCATGAAACACATGGCGGGCAACATGCGCTCGCGCTGGACTCAGGTGCTGACGAGCGATGGCGAGAAGCCGTGGCGGCATCGCGACACGGAGTTTGTCGACGACTACACCGACCGCGACGCGCTGGAGAAGGACTGGGCCTCGGGCTGGTCGGTGCTGCTCGAAACGCTTGATCGGCTCACGGGCGACGACCTCGCCCGGGACGTCTACATCCGCAGCCGGCCGCTGACGCTCGCCCGCGCGATCCACCGGCAGATCGCGCACTACGGCTACCACGTCGGGCAGATCGTCAGCCAGTGCAAACGCCTGGCGGGCGACGACTGGGCCTACCTCAGCGTCCCGCGCGGCGGGTCCGAGGCGTACACCCGGTCGCTCCAAACCCCCAAGGAGCACGGCGAAAGCAGGGGCCCAGGCGAAAACACCGAAACCGCGTAG
- a CDS encoding trypsin-like peptidase domain-containing protein: protein MTSTPRIARVLPALLALVLSAGLPGLASASAVPESLVALNTQTTALAEPCRSATVGIMMPGGGMGSGVIISEDGLVLTAAHVLPEVGGAITIVLHDGRQVAAQALGANRQVDSGMARITEEGVYPFAPVAEAGGLWEGDWCIAFGHAAGIQTDRPAPMRLGRIVHVSSRAAMTGAITTDCTVVSGDSGGPLYNMAGEVIGIHSNIEMNVLVNRHVPIDVYHAQWDALLEPNEISAMPQGAGSVIPGLEALPENIQREITRRIEDGDTALRDAIEESRDATGKVDLSPEELATLLGREDLIATIREYEERLDARERRTAELNAMEGSPLGDGPDAIDERLAETRQFLRRTARQRALAEIADDLRRAHGKIADHVIAQYDDVTAGAGPCTVEVVCQRRVVALGTIVRADGYIITKASELNGPVAVRMHDMDYDARIVNGDWANDIAMLKIDAQELTPVRWSAAPPVLGELVVAPGADGMPLALGTIGVDARPIPERVNNLREAAPSGPFLGVSGATNASGARIEAVIPGTPAETAGLLAGDIITAIGEEAIAGQRALVQVLGEKEIGETLTLTVRRGEEDEAEELELEVTLGDRADFAEPAPEQQGPSAAETYSARGGKLSGRRTRFPMAITHDTIIWAGDIGGPLLNLEGEAVGLNIARYGRTATYSIPADVVQGVVERMLAGH, encoded by the coding sequence ATGACATCAACGCCTCGGATCGCCCGTGTCCTGCCCGCCTTGCTCGCGCTGGTGTTGTCGGCCGGGCTTCCCGGTCTCGCGAGCGCATCCGCCGTACCCGAATCGCTTGTCGCACTCAACACACAGACCACGGCCTTGGCCGAGCCGTGCCGAAGCGCGACGGTCGGGATCATGATGCCCGGCGGCGGGATGGGCAGCGGCGTCATCATCAGCGAAGACGGTTTGGTTCTGACCGCGGCGCACGTGCTGCCCGAGGTCGGCGGCGCCATCACGATCGTGCTGCACGACGGCCGACAGGTCGCCGCCCAAGCGCTGGGCGCGAACCGCCAGGTCGACTCGGGCATGGCCCGCATCACCGAAGAAGGGGTGTACCCCTTCGCGCCCGTCGCCGAGGCCGGCGGGCTGTGGGAGGGCGACTGGTGCATCGCGTTTGGCCATGCCGCAGGGATCCAGACCGACCGCCCCGCGCCGATGCGCCTGGGCCGGATCGTCCACGTCTCGAGCCGCGCCGCGATGACCGGCGCGATCACGACCGACTGCACCGTCGTGTCGGGCGACTCGGGCGGCCCGCTCTACAACATGGCCGGCGAAGTGATCGGTATCCACAGCAACATCGAGATGAACGTGCTGGTCAACCGGCACGTGCCGATCGACGTCTACCACGCGCAGTGGGACGCGCTGCTCGAACCTAACGAGATCAGCGCGATGCCGCAGGGCGCGGGCTCCGTTATCCCCGGCCTCGAGGCGCTGCCCGAGAACATCCAACGCGAGATCACCCGCCGCATCGAGGACGGCGACACCGCGCTGCGTGACGCGATCGAGGAAAGCCGGGACGCCACCGGCAAGGTCGATCTCTCGCCCGAGGAACTGGCGACGCTGCTGGGCCGAGAGGACTTGATCGCGACGATCCGCGAGTATGAGGAACGCCTCGACGCGCGCGAGCGGCGGACGGCCGAGCTCAACGCGATGGAGGGCTCGCCGCTGGGCGATGGGCCCGACGCGATTGATGAGCGCCTGGCCGAGACGCGGCAGTTCCTGCGCCGCACGGCGCGTCAGCGCGCGCTCGCCGAGATCGCCGACGACCTGCGGCGGGCGCACGGCAAGATCGCCGACCACGTGATCGCGCAGTACGACGATGTGACCGCCGGGGCGGGGCCCTGCACGGTGGAGGTCGTCTGCCAGCGGCGCGTCGTCGCGCTGGGCACGATCGTCCGCGCCGACGGCTACATCATCACCAAGGCCAGCGAGCTCAACGGCCCGGTTGCGGTGCGGATGCACGACATGGACTACGACGCCCGCATCGTCAACGGCGACTGGGCCAACGACATCGCGATGCTGAAGATTGATGCGCAGGAACTCACGCCCGTGCGCTGGTCGGCCGCGCCGCCGGTGCTGGGCGAGCTTGTGGTCGCGCCGGGCGCGGACGGCATGCCGCTCGCGCTGGGTACCATCGGCGTTGATGCTCGGCCGATCCCCGAGCGCGTCAACAACCTGCGCGAGGCCGCGCCGTCGGGCCCGTTCCTCGGTGTGTCGGGCGCGACCAACGCGAGCGGCGCACGCATCGAAGCCGTCATCCCCGGCACACCGGCCGAAACCGCAGGGCTCCTCGCCGGCGACATCATTACCGCCATCGGCGAAGAAGCCATCGCCGGCCAACGCGCACTCGTGCAGGTGCTCGGCGAGAAAGAGATCGGCGAGACGCTGACCCTCACCGTCCGCCGCGGCGAGGAAGACGAGGCCGAAGAGCTTGAACTCGAAGTCACGCTCGGCGACCGCGCCGACTTCGCCGAGCCCGCGCCCGAACAGCAGGGGCCCAGCGCGGCCGAGACCTACAGCGCCCGCGGCGGCAAGCTCTCGGGACGACGCACCCGCTTCCCCATGGCGATCACTCACGACACCATCATCTGGGCCGGCGACATCGGCGGCCCGCTCTTGAACCTCGAAGGCGAAGCCGTCGGCCTCAACATCGCCCGCTACGGCCGGACCGCGACCTACTCGATCCCCGCCGACGTCGTGCAGGGCGTCGTCGAGAGGATGCTGGCGGGGCACTGA
- a CDS encoding porin, which translates to MLSKISTAALVCAMAAGFAGTASADEDTRIAQLEAQVAQLQAQSQGDWLTEARADEVRGLVQDVLADSATRATLLQEGMAAGIDDNGHVFLQSANGQFTMNISGQIQFRYLFNYQDDRTGSSDEARSSFSVRREKVAFSGTVADGWDYLIRLATDRGDGNVFAEDVVIGHDLGDGWKMRAGHFKLPFARQELISSTRQVAVDRGLATEFFTLNRAEQVQFSYKDDQWKFAVALSDGANSGFTDLPGGASNDFAFTARADVRLDGEWDDAKDEFGSDSDALFVGAAIHYQKADGGGFVDDQFIWTIDALWKTGGFGVTAGVFGNHVSANTGFVDADQYGAYGQVSYILDEKWNVFGRLDYIDDDVSGRDELLALTVGLNYHFNDNVKFTTDIIYTLSGDDPAGAGAVNGGESSSGLGMQSGVTDDDEQIAWRAQLQLLF; encoded by the coding sequence ATGCTTAGTAAGATTTCGACCGCAGCGCTCGTATGTGCCATGGCAGCCGGCTTCGCCGGTACCGCCTCGGCAGATGAAGACACCCGGATCGCCCAGCTGGAGGCCCAGGTCGCCCAGCTCCAGGCACAATCCCAAGGCGACTGGCTGACCGAAGCCCGCGCCGACGAAGTCCGTGGCCTGGTCCAGGATGTCCTCGCGGACTCCGCGACCCGCGCCACCCTGCTTCAGGAAGGCATGGCCGCCGGCATCGACGACAACGGCCACGTGTTCCTGCAGTCGGCCAACGGCCAGTTCACGATGAACATCTCCGGCCAGATCCAGTTCCGCTACCTCTTCAACTACCAGGACGACCGCACCGGCTCGTCGGACGAGGCACGCTCGTCGTTCAGCGTCCGCCGCGAGAAGGTGGCCTTCTCGGGCACCGTCGCCGACGGCTGGGACTACCTCATCCGCCTCGCCACCGACCGCGGTGACGGCAACGTCTTCGCCGAAGACGTCGTCATCGGCCACGACCTCGGTGACGGCTGGAAGATGCGGGCAGGCCACTTCAAGCTGCCCTTCGCCCGCCAGGAACTCATCAGCTCGACCCGCCAGGTGGCCGTCGACCGTGGCCTGGCCACCGAGTTCTTCACCCTGAACCGTGCCGAGCAGGTCCAGTTCAGCTACAAAGATGACCAGTGGAAGTTCGCTGTCGCCCTCAGCGACGGTGCCAACTCGGGCTTCACCGACCTCCCCGGCGGTGCCAGCAACGACTTCGCCTTCACCGCCCGTGCGGACGTCCGCCTCGACGGTGAATGGGACGACGCCAAGGACGAATTCGGCAGCGACTCCGACGCCCTGTTCGTCGGTGCCGCAATCCACTACCAGAAGGCCGACGGCGGCGGGTTCGTCGATGACCAGTTCATCTGGACCATCGACGCCCTCTGGAAGACCGGCGGCTTCGGCGTCACCGCCGGTGTCTTCGGCAACCACGTCTCGGCCAACACCGGCTTCGTCGACGCCGACCAGTACGGTGCCTACGGCCAGGTCAGCTACATCCTCGATGAGAAGTGGAACGTCTTCGGCCGTCTCGACTACATCGACGACGACGTCTCGGGTCGCGACGAGCTGCTCGCTCTGACCGTCGGCCTGAACTACCACTTCAACGACAACGTGAAGTTCACCACCGACATCATCTACACCCTCTCCGGCGACGACCCCGCCGGCGCGGGTGCGGTCAATGGTGGCGAGTCCAGCTCCGGCCTCGGCATGCAGTCGGGTGTCACCGACGACGACGAGCAGATCGCCTGGCGTGCACAGCTCCAGCTCCTGTTCTAA
- a CDS encoding DUF971 domain-containing protein, with the protein MAIFPKDIDLDRAKALTIAWSDGRVSVYPVAFLRKNSPSADARQFREELAKNPLTVLPTGAGSAGPLRAESVELVGNYAIRLVFSDGHGTGLYTWAYLREIDPAPREGPPG; encoded by the coding sequence ATGGCTATCTTCCCTAAAGACATCGACTTAGACCGCGCCAAGGCCTTGACCATCGCCTGGTCCGACGGCCGGGTCTCGGTCTACCCTGTCGCATTTTTGCGTAAAAACTCGCCCTCTGCGGACGCCAGGCAGTTTCGTGAGGAATTGGCGAAAAATCCGCTCACGGTCCTGCCTACCGGGGCCGGCTCGGCGGGGCCGCTAAGGGCGGAATCGGTGGAATTGGTCGGAAACTACGCGATTCGGCTGGTTTTTTCGGATGGACATGGAACCGGGCTGTACACCTGGGCGTACCTGCGGGAGATCGACCCCGCCCCGCGCGAGGGCCCGCCCGGATGA
- a CDS encoding regulatory protein RecX: MTLFPTDARLQILSLSPTARDSHRTMVRVGDPDAGTKGKVVATLNTRLINDLGLYKGQPWNDTLAKQVEDAKGFDKAFRAATRRLARRAMSRRMIDDKLRQLDHSAGTRAAVLERLEQLDLIDDEQFGRMLVRAEMSRKPAGPMLLKQKLFAKGISGSLADKLVAEATDDPDEQRDTALAFAEKKIGAMRRLDPDARYRRLYGQLARRGFKSDTIRHVMETLRDELRAGDDDDTGSY; this comes from the coding sequence GTGACACTGTTCCCCACCGACGCCCGGCTGCAGATCCTCTCGCTCTCACCCACCGCGCGCGACAGCCACCGCACCATGGTCCGCGTCGGCGACCCCGACGCCGGCACGAAGGGCAAGGTCGTCGCCACCCTCAACACCCGGCTCATCAACGACCTCGGGCTCTACAAAGGCCAGCCCTGGAACGACACGCTCGCCAAACAGGTCGAGGACGCCAAGGGGTTTGACAAGGCCTTCCGCGCCGCGACGCGACGCCTCGCCCGCCGCGCGATGAGCCGGCGGATGATCGACGACAAGCTCCGCCAGCTCGACCACTCGGCCGGCACCCGCGCGGCCGTGCTCGAACGCCTCGAACAGCTCGACCTCATCGACGACGAGCAGTTCGGCCGGATGCTCGTCCGCGCCGAGATGTCGCGCAAGCCCGCCGGGCCGATGCTGCTCAAGCAGAAGCTGTTCGCTAAAGGCATCAGCGGGTCGCTCGCCGACAAGCTCGTCGCGGAAGCGACCGACGACCCCGACGAACAGCGCGACACCGCCCTCGCGTTTGCCGAGAAGAAGATCGGCGCGATGCGCCGGCTCGACCCCGACGCCCGCTACCGCCGGCTCTACGGCCAGCTCGCGCGGCGCGGCTTCAAGAGCGACACCATCCGCCACGTCATGGAAACCCTGCGCGACGAACTCCGCGCGGGGGACGACGATGACACAGGTTCTTACTAG
- a CDS encoding PEGA domain-containing protein produces MARPTPPIAIATLALTALFSTGCVQRVLSIDSDPPGALVYLNDQEVGRTPVTVPFTWYGTYDVRLEMAGYQTLHTEQQLDQPWWEHPGPDLFAEAIPGQRVERSWSFALEPAQAAEDVDTDALLDHARQLRELNDRPVE; encoded by the coding sequence ATGGCACGACCCACACCCCCGATCGCCATCGCTACGCTCGCCCTCACCGCCCTCTTCTCGACGGGCTGTGTCCAGCGGGTGCTCAGCATCGACTCCGACCCGCCCGGGGCGTTGGTCTATCTAAATGACCAGGAGGTCGGCCGAACCCCCGTGACCGTGCCCTTCACGTGGTACGGCACCTACGACGTCCGGCTCGAGATGGCGGGCTACCAGACCCTGCATACCGAGCAGCAGCTCGACCAGCCGTGGTGGGAACACCCGGGCCCAGACCTGTTCGCCGAGGCGATCCCCGGCCAGCGGGTCGAACGCAGCTGGTCCTTTGCCCTCGAACCCGCACAAGCTGCTGAGGACGTGGACACCGACGCCCTGCTGGACCACGCCCGGCAGCTGCGAGAACTCAACGACCGGCCCGTGGAGTAG
- a CDS encoding trypsin-like peptidase domain-containing protein — protein MNPLTRFVCSALVLLTAALLAPPALAQPAAAVEQDTALAHVEERARAIAPNAIGAAVGIIVRDANGAGSGNGRGMGSGVIVSEDGLILSAAHVVLAPGAELIIILADGTRVAGETLGVDHDVDAGMARITEPGDYTFAPVAAQGDFAVGDWVLAVGHAGGIQTDRHPPLRLGRLLHHIDDDDEELFGNLASDCTVISGDSGGPLYNLAGEVIGIHSNIGMRVTENRHVAIDEYHERWDAFVAGEDLSTNPHREPIDPVDAEDLEDLVDEDGNPINPADTDGDGAISDEEAARNVMRMNLYQQFSHVLTRDEIELLMSVAIVGDNGQMQLDITPQNFAEVSGVLEKLNAAQQQGARMPGPLPRRALRYTRTGEQVRPMLDPIAEQGGQSVVAVRSGTQYVALGTVVGEGLILTKASELDSDTLAIRVGRVRREVELVGVDEATDLALLRVERSNGTAPVKWYAHDLEPGDLLGTLLVSPNADGEPLALGVVSVETRAIPQTIQSIGNGNTAFLGVSGLGGSGSAVIQEVIEGGAAQAAGMLDGDAIVRIQDMTIENHTDLVEAIGQFEPGTTIEIEVLRRGASVVMHATLQDATGKFDMDANDDLPTAQLSRQAGAISARRTDFPAAFTHDSVVWAGDMGGPLLGLDGTCIGINIARYGRTATYAIPADEVQRVLAELLAGESE, from the coding sequence ATGAACCCCCTCACCCGCTTCGTCTGCTCAGCACTCGTGCTCCTGACCGCTGCGCTGCTCGCGCCGCCCGCGCTCGCCCAGCCGGCCGCTGCGGTGGAGCAGGACACCGCACTCGCGCACGTCGAAGAGCGCGCCCGCGCTATCGCGCCCAACGCGATCGGCGCGGCCGTGGGCATCATCGTCCGCGACGCCAACGGCGCGGGATCGGGCAACGGACGCGGCATGGGCAGCGGCGTCATCGTCAGCGAAGACGGCCTCATCCTCTCCGCCGCGCACGTCGTACTCGCGCCGGGCGCAGAGCTCATCATCATCCTCGCCGACGGTACCCGGGTCGCCGGCGAAACGCTCGGCGTGGACCACGACGTCGACGCCGGCATGGCCCGCATCACCGAGCCCGGCGACTACACCTTCGCCCCCGTCGCGGCCCAGGGCGACTTCGCCGTGGGCGACTGGGTCCTCGCCGTCGGACACGCCGGCGGCATCCAGACCGACCGCCACCCGCCCCTGCGCCTGGGCCGGCTGCTCCACCACATCGACGACGACGACGAAGAACTCTTCGGCAACCTCGCCTCCGACTGCACCGTGATCTCCGGCGACTCGGGCGGCCCGCTCTACAACCTCGCCGGCGAAGTCATCGGCATCCACTCCAACATCGGCATGCGCGTCACCGAGAACCGCCACGTCGCCATCGACGAGTACCACGAACGCTGGGACGCCTTCGTCGCCGGCGAAGACCTCAGCACGAACCCGCACCGCGAGCCGATCGACCCCGTTGATGCCGAGGACCTCGAAGACCTTGTCGACGAAGACGGCAACCCCATCAACCCCGCCGACACGGATGGCGACGGCGCGATCTCCGACGAAGAGGCCGCGCGCAACGTCATGCGCATGAACCTCTACCAGCAGTTCTCCCACGTGCTCACGCGCGACGAGATCGAGCTGCTGATGAGCGTCGCGATCGTCGGCGATAACGGCCAGATGCAGCTCGACATCACCCCGCAAAACTTCGCGGAGGTCTCGGGCGTGCTCGAAAAACTCAACGCCGCCCAGCAGCAGGGCGCACGCATGCCCGGCCCGCTCCCACGCCGGGCGCTCCGCTACACCCGCACCGGCGAGCAGGTCCGCCCGATGCTGGACCCGATCGCCGAGCAGGGTGGCCAGAGCGTCGTCGCCGTCCGCAGCGGCACGCAGTACGTCGCGCTGGGCACCGTCGTCGGCGAAGGGCTGATCCTCACCAAGGCCAGCGAACTCGACAGCGACACCCTCGCGATCCGCGTCGGCCGGGTGCGGCGCGAGGTCGAACTGGTCGGCGTCGATGAGGCGACCGACCTCGCGCTGCTTCGCGTCGAGCGCTCCAACGGCACGGCTCCCGTCAAGTGGTACGCACACGACCTCGAGCCCGGCGACCTGCTGGGCACGCTGCTCGTCTCGCCCAACGCCGACGGCGAGCCGCTCGCGCTGGGCGTTGTCAGCGTCGAGACCCGCGCTATCCCGCAGACGATCCAGAGCATCGGCAACGGCAACACCGCGTTCCTCGGCGTGTCGGGGCTGGGCGGCAGCGGCTCGGCCGTCATCCAGGAAGTCATCGAGGGCGGCGCGGCCCAGGCGGCGGGCATGCTCGACGGCGACGCCATCGTCCGCATCCAGGACATGACGATCGAGAACCACACGGACCTGGTCGAGGCGATCGGCCAGTTCGAGCCGGGCACGACGATCGAGATCGAGGTGCTGCGCCGAGGCGCGTCGGTGGTGATGCACGCGACGCTGCAGGACGCGACGGGCAAGTTTGATATGGATGCCAACGACGACCTCCCGACCGCGCAGCTCAGCCGACAGGCCGGTGCGATCAGCGCCCGGCGGACCGACTTCCCTGCGGCGTTCACCCACGACAGCGTGGTCTGGGCGGGCGACATGGGTGGCCCGCTGCTCGGGCTCGACGGCACCTGCATCGGCATCAACATCGCCCGCTACGGCCGAACCGCGACCTACGCGATCCCGGCGGACGAGGTCCAGCGCGTGCTCGCGGAGTTGTTGGCCGGTGAATCGGAATGA
- a CDS encoding response regulator transcription factor — translation MTDTPTNETTILLVEDEPDLLELLRYNLAREGYRVETAATGEDGLQRARKLSGELGLVLLDLMLPGIDGLEVCRQLKTRDATQHVPVVMLTAKGEEQDIVRGLEQGADDYITKPFSPRVLLARVRAVLRRAERDDQPTPDSVVKSGPITIDKDRHEVHASGERVALTATEFKLLSLITSKPGRVFTRQQIIETIHEGYAAVTDRSVDVQVVALRRKLGDTGRQIETVRGVGYRLRDE, via the coding sequence ATGACCGACACCCCCACCAACGAAACAACAATCCTGCTGGTTGAAGATGAGCCGGACCTGCTCGAACTGCTCCGATACAACTTGGCCCGAGAGGGCTACCGGGTCGAGACCGCCGCGACCGGCGAAGACGGCCTCCAGCGGGCACGCAAACTTTCCGGCGAGCTCGGGCTTGTGCTGCTGGACCTCATGCTGCCCGGGATCGACGGGCTCGAGGTCTGCCGGCAGCTCAAGACCCGCGACGCCACGCAGCACGTGCCGGTTGTCATGCTCACGGCGAAGGGCGAGGAGCAGGACATCGTCCGCGGGCTCGAGCAGGGGGCCGACGACTACATCACTAAGCCGTTCAGCCCGCGTGTCTTGCTCGCGCGGGTCCGCGCGGTGCTCCGCCGGGCCGAGCGCGACGACCAGCCGACACCCGACTCGGTCGTGAAGTCCGGCCCGATCACGATCGACAAGGACCGCCACGAGGTCCACGCCAGCGGCGAGCGTGTCGCGCTGACCGCGACGGAGTTCAAGCTGCTCTCGCTTATCACCTCCAAGCCGGGCCGGGTCTTTACGCGGCAGCAGATCATCGAGACGATCCACGAGGGATACGCGGCCGTGACCGACCGCAGCGTCGATGTCCAAGTCGTCGCGCTGCGCCGCAAGCTGGGTGACACCGGCCGACAGATCGAGACGGTGCGGGGCGTGGGGTATCGGTTGCGGGATGAGTAG